In Chloracidobacterium sp., the following proteins share a genomic window:
- the uvrC gene encoding excinuclease ABC subunit UvrC — MTLPEKLKTLPTRAGIYIHKNDAGRIIYVGKAKNLRNRVRSYFQSSRNHDPKTRQLVRVISDFEFIVVDNEVEALILEANLIKKHKPRFNVFLKDDKSYPHLKVTNEPFPKVVITRRIVRDGSNYYGPFLPATLARNTLNLINRAFQLRTCEIEIDGKLPRPCLEYHLKRCLGPCVKGLCSPDEYQEAAADVRTLLEGRNKELAKSLEARMWQFSEDGKYELAAKYRDLHRTVLALSETQKMATTAERDIDTIGFYREKQRLALQLFTTREGRIVGRREFFWEDLPEDKTFDAGEFLGNVLAQYYSTDYVPLEIHVPQDFADRAVLEKALTERRGRRVKILDPKRGKNKHLVRLVEANAKISFEQRFRVLKPDSEKVLEELQELLELSYFPERIESFDISNISGSENVAGIVCFENGKPARANYRRFIIRTVEGANDFASMHEAVYRRYKRQLDEQKPLPQLVFIDGGKGQLSAAASAMQALDLEQIMLVGLVKPPKRHSEISHLLIYGREDKPIPFDRNSQAFRLILQIREETHKTAVEFHRKRREKRDFSSELSEIPGIGDKRKMKLLREFGSIERIAKASADDLRPFVGPKAATEIVEHFEAQRALNTTLKGP, encoded by the coding sequence GTGACGCTTCCCGAGAAACTCAAGACCTTGCCGACGCGTGCGGGCATCTACATTCACAAGAATGACGCCGGACGGATCATCTACGTCGGCAAGGCTAAGAATCTGCGCAATCGGGTGCGTTCGTATTTTCAATCGAGCCGCAATCACGATCCGAAAACGCGACAGCTCGTTCGCGTCATAAGCGATTTTGAGTTCATAGTCGTCGATAACGAGGTCGAGGCGTTGATCCTCGAGGCGAACCTCATCAAGAAGCACAAGCCTCGCTTCAACGTCTTTCTCAAGGACGACAAATCATACCCGCATCTCAAGGTCACCAACGAGCCCTTCCCAAAGGTCGTCATCACGCGCCGCATCGTCCGCGACGGCTCAAATTACTACGGCCCGTTCCTGCCGGCGACGCTGGCCCGCAACACGCTGAATCTGATCAACCGTGCGTTCCAGCTTCGCACCTGCGAGATCGAGATCGACGGCAAACTGCCGCGGCCCTGTCTCGAATACCACCTCAAACGCTGCCTCGGCCCGTGTGTCAAAGGGCTTTGCTCGCCCGACGAGTATCAGGAGGCGGCGGCCGACGTGCGAACGCTGCTTGAGGGCCGCAACAAGGAGCTTGCAAAGTCGCTCGAGGCCCGTATGTGGCAGTTCTCCGAGGACGGCAAATACGAGCTTGCGGCCAAATACCGCGACCTGCACCGCACGGTGCTCGCGCTGAGCGAAACCCAGAAGATGGCGACGACCGCCGAGCGCGACATTGACACGATCGGCTTTTACCGCGAAAAGCAGCGGCTTGCGTTGCAGCTATTTACGACACGCGAGGGCCGAATCGTCGGCCGCCGCGAGTTCTTTTGGGAAGACCTGCCCGAGGACAAGACCTTTGACGCCGGCGAGTTTCTCGGCAACGTGCTCGCACAGTATTATTCGACCGATTATGTGCCGCTCGAGATACATGTGCCTCAGGATTTCGCAGACCGAGCAGTGCTGGAAAAGGCGCTAACTGAGCGTCGCGGCCGCCGCGTAAAGATCCTTGACCCCAAACGCGGCAAGAACAAACACCTCGTCCGCCTCGTCGAGGCAAATGCAAAGATCTCATTCGAGCAGCGCTTCCGCGTGCTAAAGCCCGACAGCGAAAAGGTGCTCGAGGAGCTTCAGGAACTGCTCGAACTTTCATACTTCCCCGAGCGTATCGAGTCGTTCGATATCTCGAACATCTCCGGTTCTGAGAACGTCGCGGGCATCGTGTGCTTTGAGAACGGCAAGCCGGCGAGGGCGAATTACCGCCGATTTATCATCCGAACGGTCGAGGGAGCGAACGATTTTGCCTCGATGCACGAGGCCGTCTATCGCCGCTACAAACGTCAGTTGGACGAGCAAAAACCGCTGCCGCAGCTTGTCTTTATCGACGGCGGCAAAGGCCAGTTGTCGGCCGCCGCATCCGCAATGCAGGCCCTCGACCTTGAACAGATAATGCTCGTCGGCCTCGTTAAACCGCCAAAACGACACAGCGAGATATCGCACCTGCTGATCTACGGCCGCGAGGATAAGCCGATACCCTTTGACCGCAACTCGCAGGCGTTTCGCCTGATCTTGCAGATTCGCGAAGAAACGCATAAGACCGCCGTCGAGTTTCACCGCAAACGTCGCGAGAAGCGTGATTTCAGCAGCGAGCTCTCAGAGATTCCCGGCATCGGCGACAAGCGAAAGATGAAGCTGCTGCGCGAATTTGGCTCGATCGAACGCATTGCAAAGGCATCCGCCGACGACCTGAGGCCATTCGTCGGCCCCAAGGCCGCGACCGAGATCGTCGAACACTTTGAGGCCCAAAGGGCTCTGAACACGACCCTAAAAGGCCCTTGA
- a CDS encoding class I SAM-dependent methyltransferase: MAWQDEYLARYYSAESGWVDGNVVFHGLCESVIAAGGEILEVGAGPTNITSDFLATLGRLHGVDIDADVRDNTALAAAHVLDGEAYPFEDNTFDACVSNYVIEHVADPTGHLAEIRRVLKPGGSYIFRTPNFWHYVSLVSHLTPHSFHTLVANRLRNLPAESHDPYPTHYRLNTRASIERAAKAAGLTVERLDLIEKEPMYGLGSRLLFFPFMAYERIVNSSEAFSGLRANILGVLKK, from the coding sequence ATGGCCTGGCAGGACGAATACCTCGCGAGATATTACTCGGCTGAGTCTGGCTGGGTGGACGGCAATGTCGTTTTCCACGGCCTGTGCGAGAGCGTCATTGCCGCCGGTGGTGAGATACTCGAGGTCGGTGCCGGGCCGACGAATATCACCTCCGACTTCCTCGCAACGCTCGGCCGCCTGCACGGCGTCGATATTGACGCGGACGTGCGCGACAACACAGCGCTCGCGGCCGCGCATGTACTCGACGGCGAGGCTTATCCGTTCGAGGACAACACTTTCGACGCGTGCGTCTCGAATTACGTGATCGAGCACGTCGCCGACCCGACGGGCCATCTCGCCGAGATACGGCGCGTGCTCAAGCCCGGCGGCAGTTACATCTTTCGCACGCCAAACTTCTGGCATTACGTCTCGCTGGTCTCGCATCTGACGCCTCATTCATTCCACACACTTGTCGCGAACCGCCTGCGAAACCTGCCCGCCGAGAGCCACGATCCGTATCCGACTCATTACCGCCTCAATACCCGAGCCTCCATCGAACGCGCGGCAAAAGCCGCCGGCCTCACCGTCGAGCGCCTCGACCTCATCGAGAAAGAACCTATGTACGGCCTCGGCTCGCGGCTGCTGTTCTTCCCGTTCATGGCGTATGAGCGGATCGTGAACTCGTCTGAGGCTTTTTCCGGGCTGCGTGCGAACATTCTTGGCGTACTAAAAAAGTAG
- the folK gene encoding 2-amino-4-hydroxy-6-hydroxymethyldihydropteridine diphosphokinase has translation MSGEQVTAYVGLGSNLGDRAGNLLLAVRCMVEAGFVVNRLSNVYETEPVDIESDALFLNMAAELYLNGVSPTQMMARLLRIEYLMGRGDKGLKRPRTIDIDVLFYGAMVMETQFLTLPHPRLHLRKFVLMPMAEIAPHFMHPAIRKDITQMLAECGDTTCVMKWDPNT, from the coding sequence ATGTCAGGGGAACAGGTCACGGCTTATGTCGGGTTAGGGTCGAATCTTGGGGATCGGGCCGGGAATCTGCTGTTGGCGGTGAGGTGCATGGTCGAGGCCGGATTTGTGGTAAACCGGCTCTCGAACGTCTATGAGACTGAGCCGGTTGATATCGAATCGGACGCGTTATTTCTGAATATGGCGGCCGAGCTATATTTGAACGGCGTCAGCCCGACACAGATGATGGCAAGGCTGCTGAGGATCGAATACCTGATGGGCCGAGGCGACAAGGGTCTCAAGCGGCCGAGGACGATCGATATTGACGTGCTGTTCTACGGCGCTATGGTGATGGAAACGCAGTTTCTCACGCTGCCGCACCCGCGACTGCACCTGAGGAAATTCGTCCTGATGCCAATGGCTGAGATCGCGCCGCACTTCATGCATCCGGCCATCAGGAAAGACATAACGCAGATGCTGGCTGAGTGTGGCGATACAACATGTGTCATGAAATGGGATCCGAACACGTGA
- the maf gene encoding septum formation protein Maf — MIDLPKLILASGSPRRAEILNSVGWPFDKHVADIDETERTGESPEDYVVRLAREKAEAVAPYYPGGLVLGADTTVVIDGSILAKPIDLDDARRMIRMLAGNWHDVLTGIAVVNGGTTTGLERTSVKFAPMTDAEVNFLAEMGDPLDKAGAYAIQKQAALFIEKIEGDYWNIVGLPIRLAYELVGVSEPPA, encoded by the coding sequence ATGATCGATCTACCAAAACTGATTCTCGCCTCGGGCAGCCCGCGGCGGGCCGAGATACTGAATTCCGTCGGCTGGCCGTTTGATAAGCACGTCGCCGACATCGACGAGACCGAACGCACCGGCGAATCGCCCGAGGATTACGTCGTCCGCTTGGCGCGTGAAAAGGCGGAAGCTGTCGCGCCATATTATCCCGGCGGACTCGTCCTCGGCGCCGACACGACCGTCGTCATCGACGGCAGCATCCTTGCTAAGCCCATTGATCTGGACGACGCTCGGCGGATGATCCGTATGCTCGCCGGCAATTGGCACGATGTGTTGACGGGCATCGCGGTTGTCAATGGCGGCACAACGACAGGCCTCGAACGCACTTCCGTAAAGTTCGCCCCGATGACCGATGCCGAGGTCAACTTTCTCGCCGAAATGGGCGACCCGCTCGACAAAGCCGGCGCCTACGCCATCCAAAAGCAAGCCGCGCTCTTTATCGAAAAGATCGAGGGCGACTATTGGAACATCGTCGGACTTCCGATCAGGCTGGCGTATGAGCTTGTCGGCGTGTCGGAACCGCCTGCGTAA
- the gatA gene encoding Asp-tRNA(Asn)/Glu-tRNA(Gln) amidotransferase subunit GatA has product MSILSETEKTLHKAERLNPELNSFLSIERDHALARSEMLDMTDGAGPLKGIAIAVKDNICTEGMRTSCGSRILGNYRAHYDATAITRLNEAEAIVIGKTNMDEFAMGSSNESSAFGPAKNPWDVTRVPGGSSGGSAVAVASGVVRAALGSETGGSVRQPASLCGIVGLKPTYGRISRYGLVAFASSLDNIGIFGQTTRDAADVLGVIAGRDEKDSTSADVPVPHYAATLDDDIAGKVIGVPRELLGEGLDDEVRESVLAAIENLKALGCETVDVELPYAKYGIAVYYIIATAEASSNLARFDGVRYGFRAEEADELRKMYFKTREEGFGPEVKRRIMLGTYVLSSGYYDAYYAKAQKVRALVKRDYVEAFKKCDAIVTPTSPTTAFKLGERSDDPIAMYLSDIYTVSANLAGVPAISVPCGLSSERLPIGLQLVGNFWSEATLLNLAHKYETVHPLGARPPIFAE; this is encoded by the coding sequence ATGTCCATTCTTTCGGAGACCGAAAAGACACTTCATAAGGCCGAGCGGCTGAACCCCGAACTGAACTCGTTCTTGTCGATCGAGCGTGATCATGCGCTCGCGCGCTCTGAAATGCTCGACATGACCGACGGCGCCGGCCCGTTGAAAGGCATCGCCATAGCCGTTAAGGACAACATCTGCACCGAGGGCATGCGAACGTCTTGCGGATCGCGAATATTGGGGAATTACAGGGCTCATTACGATGCGACCGCAATTACGAGATTGAATGAAGCCGAGGCGATCGTCATCGGGAAGACGAACATGGACGAGTTCGCGATGGGCTCATCGAATGAGTCGTCGGCGTTTGGGCCGGCCAAGAATCCTTGGGACGTGACGCGCGTGCCGGGCGGTAGTTCGGGCGGGTCGGCGGTGGCGGTGGCTTCGGGCGTGGTGCGCGCGGCGTTGGGCAGCGAGACAGGCGGCTCGGTGAGGCAGCCGGCATCGCTTTGCGGCATTGTCGGGCTAAAGCCGACCTATGGCCGCATCTCGCGTTATGGGCTGGTGGCGTTTGCTTCGTCGCTCGATAACATCGGCATTTTTGGTCAGACGACACGCGATGCGGCTGATGTGCTCGGCGTGATAGCAGGGCGTGATGAAAAGGATTCGACCTCAGCCGACGTGCCGGTGCCGCATTACGCGGCGACCCTCGACGACGACATCGCAGGCAAAGTCATCGGCGTGCCGCGTGAACTGCTCGGTGAGGGGCTGGACGACGAGGTTCGCGAGTCGGTATTGGCTGCTATCGAAAACCTCAAAGCCCTCGGCTGCGAGACCGTTGATGTCGAGCTTCCCTACGCAAAATACGGCATCGCCGTGTATTACATCATCGCAACGGCCGAGGCGTCGTCGAATCTGGCGAGATTTGACGGCGTACGTTACGGCTTTCGTGCGGAAGAGGCGGATGAGCTGCGCAAGATGTATTTCAAGACCCGCGAAGAGGGCTTTGGCCCCGAGGTCAAACGCCGCATCATGCTCGGGACCTATGTTCTTTCGAGCGGTTATTACGATGCTTATTATGCGAAAGCCCAAAAGGTGCGAGCGTTGGTCAAACGCGATTATGTCGAGGCATTTAAGAAATGCGATGCCATCGTGACGCCTACATCGCCGACGACGGCTTTCAAGCTAGGTGAGAGATCGGACGACCCGATCGCGATGTACCTGAGCGATATCTACACGGTCTCGGCAAATCTCGCGGGCGTCCCCGCGATCAGTGTGCCGTGTGGATTATCGAGCGAAAGGCTGCCCATCGGGTTGCAGCTAGTCGGCAATTTCTGGTCAGAGGCGACGCTGCTCAATCTCGCGCACAAATACGAGACGGTGCATCCGCTCGGGGCAAGGCCGCCGATCTTTGCGGAATAG
- a CDS encoding TlpA family protein disulfide reductase: MKTLRATFLTLTLALLVSAAATAQTSLTSVDGSRVDVEAQHGKVVVLAVGASWLPLSDKQAEYANALMKKYQGKPAVFYFVVTDSTNTKSKNFADTETLKKWAFTNKLAMPLLRDPDGAATLKKYDIDQIPSFVILDKNGNQSGEPFGGIDPKYDIAVPMSKAIDKLL; the protein is encoded by the coding sequence ATGAAAACGCTAAGAGCGACATTCTTAACATTAACTCTCGCGCTATTGGTCTCGGCCGCCGCAACGGCGCAGACGAGCCTAACGTCGGTTGACGGTTCGCGTGTCGATGTTGAGGCGCAGCACGGCAAGGTCGTCGTGCTTGCCGTCGGTGCGAGTTGGCTGCCGCTCTCCGACAAACAGGCTGAGTATGCCAACGCGCTGATGAAAAAATATCAGGGCAAGCCGGCGGTGTTCTACTTCGTCGTGACAGATTCGACGAATACCAAGTCAAAGAACTTTGCCGACACCGAGACGCTCAAGAAATGGGCGTTTACGAACAAGCTCGCAATGCCTCTATTGCGCGACCCTGATGGAGCTGCGACGCTGAAGAAATATGACATCGACCAGATACCGTCGTTCGTCATACTCGACAAGAACGGCAACCAGTCGGGCGAGCCTTTCGGCGGCATAGACCCGAAATACGACATCGCCGTCCCGATGTCGAAGGCGATAGATAAACTGCTCTAG
- the gatC gene encoding Asp-tRNA(Asn)/Glu-tRNA(Gln) amidotransferase subunit GatC, with translation MDVRHVAKLAHLEITDEEVAIYTPQMANIVKYVEQLNELDTGDIAPMLGGLTDEGSATDTIREDTPGGSLGQQAALSQAPSAVEGHFQVPKVL, from the coding sequence ATGGACGTTCGACACGTAGCAAAACTCGCCCACCTCGAGATCACCGACGAAGAGGTCGCGATCTACACTCCGCAGATGGCGAATATCGTGAAGTACGTCGAGCAGCTAAATGAGCTCGACACAGGCGATATCGCGCCGATGCTCGGCGGCCTCACAGACGAAGGTTCGGCGACCGATACTATCCGAGAAGACACGCCGGGCGGCTCGCTCGGACAGCAGGCTGCACTTTCGCAGGCGCCATCGGCCGTCGAAGGACATTTTCAGGTGCCGAAGGTACTGTAG
- a CDS encoding nucleotidyltransferase family protein: protein MTQFSEETKQKIAELCRKNKVRELSIFGSRARGDNRPDSDYDLLVEFRADADVDLFDYSRMMVDLQEVIGAKVDLVDKKGLKRLIRPHVLAEAQLIYEG, encoded by the coding sequence ATGACGCAGTTTTCGGAGGAAACCAAACAAAAGATCGCCGAGCTGTGCCGGAAGAATAAGGTGCGCGAGTTGAGCATCTTCGGCTCGCGCGCTCGCGGCGATAACCGGCCGGACAGTGATTACGATCTGTTGGTTGAGTTTAGGGCCGATGCTGACGTTGATCTTTTCGACTATTCCAGGATGATGGTCGACCTTCAGGAAGTAATTGGTGCAAAGGTCGACCTGGTAGATAAGAAAGGCCTGAAAAGGCTCATCCGCCCGCACGTCCTCGCCGAAGCGCAGTTGATCTATGAGGGATGA
- a CDS encoding DUF86 domain-containing protein — MRDERQYLDDIVEAAELIDQHVKSASLEEFRTNMLLQRAVLFNFTIIGEAANKLSKSTQELYPEIDWSAIIAFRNVIVHAYHSLSLETVWKAAKRRVIPLAEQIEAIIRHDFSQDTEESD, encoded by the coding sequence ATGAGGGATGAAAGGCAATACCTGGACGATATTGTCGAAGCCGCAGAACTGATCGACCAACACGTAAAGTCTGCCTCGCTTGAGGAGTTCCGGACGAACATGCTTTTGCAGCGGGCTGTCCTGTTCAATTTCACAATTATTGGCGAAGCGGCGAACAAACTGAGTAAATCGACGCAGGAGCTCTATCCCGAGATAGATTGGAGCGCGATCATTGCGTTTAGAAACGTGATCGTGCATGCGTACCACAGTCTGAGTCTCGAAACCGTATGGAAGGCCGCAAAGCGCCGTGTGATTCCACTCGCTGAGCAGATCGAGGCGATTATCCGCCATGATTTCAGCCAGGACACAGAGGAATCGGACTGA
- a CDS encoding AAA family ATPase, whose protein sequence is MHDTINSPHTTPQLPRTANERMEMSNYAPPIEPLFDTFWHTRELGLLFGAAGTGKSMLAMLLAERIARGKGIEGFVMPERRRKVLYVDLKLSDTQFGLRYSDPETERDYRFSDNLYIDRPPSAEQLVPWLRDMVAAGIDVIIIDDLSALQQTADGTKHTLRLMRALRELIYEKGVSILVIAGSREHRYDNSVSEADLKRSRVLCDVADSVFGIGNHPHYTGSQYVQQTRSRTAPIYWDHTAPPRFTIQRSEGGFIGPKFDERFAEQLDEDTARLIYQLKKLHDNGRSIRDIAKDLGTSKSRVERLLKKWTPDLGRYFDDLLDDPSDDDDLDDELDEETEHNEPEHESAAHADDQVPDSEEFDHATTEAPISASEGAVALDAPAADANDSDPEPSSQFSTISSQFGNLRHTLDAYGRNIWIESEDNNGKPTLWYRYDSKNRLCRMENKGYFITTTRVEE, encoded by the coding sequence ATGCACGACACGATAAATTCACCACACACGACACCGCAGCTTCCGCGAACCGCAAACGAACGGATGGAAATGAGCAACTATGCCCCGCCGATCGAGCCGCTGTTTGACACGTTTTGGCACACGCGCGAGCTTGGGCTGCTGTTTGGGGCAGCGGGCACGGGCAAGAGCATGCTGGCGATGCTGCTGGCGGAACGGATCGCCCGCGGCAAGGGTATTGAGGGATTTGTGATGCCCGAGCGGCGTCGCAAAGTGCTCTACGTCGATCTCAAGCTGTCAGACACGCAGTTTGGGCTGCGTTACAGCGACCCTGAAACGGAGCGCGACTACCGCTTCTCGGATAACCTTTATATCGACCGTCCGCCGTCGGCCGAACAGCTTGTGCCGTGGCTTCGCGACATGGTCGCGGCCGGCATCGATGTGATCATCATCGACGACCTGTCGGCGCTGCAGCAGACGGCGGACGGTACAAAACATACGCTGCGGCTGATGCGCGCCTTGCGCGAGCTCATCTATGAAAAAGGCGTTTCGATCCTGGTCATCGCGGGCTCGCGCGAGCACCGATACGATAACTCGGTGAGCGAAGCCGACCTCAAACGCTCGCGCGTGCTGTGTGATGTCGCCGACAGCGTTTTCGGCATCGGCAATCATCCGCATTACACGGGCTCGCAATACGTCCAGCAGACACGCTCGCGCACCGCGCCGATCTATTGGGACCACACCGCGCCGCCGCGATTTACGATACAGCGCAGCGAGGGCGGCTTTATCGGGCCAAAATTCGACGAGCGCTTCGCCGAACAGCTCGACGAAGACACCGCTAGGCTCATCTACCAGCTAAAAAAGCTCCACGACAATGGCCGCAGCATCCGCGACATCGCCAAAGACCTCGGCACCTCAAAATCCCGCGTCGAACGCCTCCTGAAAAAATGGACGCCCGACCTCGGGCGCTATTTCGACGACCTCTTAGACGATCCGTCGGATGATGATGACCTCGATGATGAACTCGATGAAGAAACCGAACACAACGAACCGGAACACGAATCTGCCGCCCATGCCGACGACCAGGTTCCCGATAGTGAGGAATTCGACCACGCGACAACCGAGGCCCCAATTTCCGCCTCTGAAGGCGCAGTCGCTCTCGACGCTCCCGCCGCTGACGCCAATGACAGCGATCCCGAGCCGAGTTCTCAATTTTCAACTATCAGTTCTCAATTCGGCAACCTGCGTCACACCCTCGACGCCTACGGCCGCAACATCTGGATCGAGTCCGAGGACAATAACGGCAAACCCACGCTCTGGTACCGTTACGACTCAAAAAACCGCCTCTGCCGGATGGAGAACAAAGGCTACTTCATCACAACGACGAGGGTCGAAGAATGA
- a CDS encoding pantoate--beta-alanine ligase, whose protein sequence is MEIINRRQRMFSIARKLRREAQTVGFVPTMGALHAGHLKLVEEARQRCDVLIVSIFVNPTQFNDAGDLEKYPRDLTADAAMLAEHSVDFIYAPDADEVYPEGFSTYVNVEGLTDTMEGASRPGHFRGVATVVTILFNTIRPDMAFFGQKDAQQAAVIRRLTRDLGFETEIVVIPTVREDSGLAMSSRNERLSEQGREKAAVIIEALREAKTAYKKGERDAADLAEIVRNRVADEPAATLDYVAIVDRDSLQTIEKIGDDETLIAVAVEIEGIRLIDNVILNRKQ, encoded by the coding sequence ATGGAAATAATCAACCGCCGACAGCGAATGTTCTCGATCGCACGCAAGCTGCGACGTGAGGCTCAGACAGTGGGGTTTGTGCCGACGATGGGTGCGTTGCACGCAGGGCACCTGAAGCTCGTCGAGGAGGCTCGGCAGCGCTGCGATGTATTGATCGTCTCGATATTCGTCAATCCGACGCAGTTCAACGACGCCGGCGATCTTGAAAAATATCCACGCGACCTGACTGCCGACGCGGCGATGCTCGCGGAACACAGTGTCGACTTCATCTATGCTCCCGACGCCGACGAGGTCTATCCCGAGGGCTTCTCGACCTATGTCAATGTCGAAGGGCTGACCGACACAATGGAAGGCGCGTCGAGGCCGGGGCATTTTCGCGGTGTGGCGACCGTAGTGACGATACTTTTTAATACTATTAGGCCCGACATGGCCTTTTTTGGTCAAAAGGACGCGCAGCAGGCCGCCGTGATCAGGCGTTTGACGCGCGACCTTGGGTTTGAGACCGAGATCGTCGTGATACCGACGGTCCGTGAGGACTCGGGCCTCGCGATGTCGTCACGAAACGAGCGTTTGTCGGAGCAAGGGCGTGAAAAAGCGGCGGTCATCATCGAGGCATTGCGCGAGGCCAAAACGGCATACAAGAAAGGTGAACGAGATGCCGCAGACCTCGCCGAGATCGTGCGAAACCGTGTAGCCGACGAACCGGCCGCGACGCTCGATTATGTCGCGATCGTCGATCGCGATTCGCTGCAAACTATTGAAAAGATTGGGGATGATGAGACGTTGATCGCAGTCGCGGTCGAGATCGAGGGCATAAGGCTGATCGACAACGTGATACTAAATCGAAAACAGTAG
- a CDS encoding DUF721 domain-containing protein: MQQLFTVLPAVLKQIEHTPRAEESVVFAAWRRSAGEPLSRRAVPIQYADKKLVVAVEDKTWQKHMQALAPQLVARVNEAAGEGMVEYIEFRIRQS; this comes from the coding sequence ATGCAGCAGTTATTTACAGTCCTTCCCGCCGTTCTGAAGCAGATCGAGCACACGCCGCGGGCCGAGGAATCGGTCGTCTTCGCCGCTTGGCGTCGCTCCGCCGGCGAACCCCTCAGCCGTCGTGCCGTGCCGATCCAATACGCCGACAAGAAGCTGGTCGTCGCCGTCGAAGACAAGACGTGGCAAAAGCATATGCAGGCACTCGCCCCGCAACTCGTCGCCCGCGTCAACGAGGCCGCCGGCGAAGGAATGGTTGAGTACATTGAGTTCCGGATCAGACAGAGCTAG
- the panB gene encoding 3-methyl-2-oxobutanoate hydroxymethyltransferase produces MAYLQPDKEGKVYLPAIRAAKEKGEKLICLTAYDYPTARIVDEAGVDIILVGDSIGNVIHGYGNTIPVSLEEISSACIAVKRGTERAMVVADLPYGTYHVNEDESVRNALKLMKHGGAEAVKLEGGRNRVDLVKRLVDEEIPVVAHIGLTPQSVYKMGGYRVQGRTAEQAQRLIEDAKLLEDAGAFAIVLELVPREVAAMITQELKISTIGIGAGLDCDIQVLVLHDLMGMTFGRQPRFVRQYANLRQVMTDAIQAWAADVKSGAYPNDQESYGLTPETIKEMAAK; encoded by the coding sequence ATGGCCTACCTGCAACCTGACAAAGAAGGCAAGGTTTACCTGCCGGCGATCCGTGCGGCAAAGGAGAAAGGCGAGAAGCTCATATGCCTGACGGCCTATGATTATCCGACGGCAAGGATCGTCGATGAGGCCGGTGTGGATATTATCCTGGTCGGCGACAGCATCGGCAATGTCATCCACGGCTATGGCAATACGATACCTGTATCGCTGGAGGAGATCTCATCCGCTTGCATTGCCGTAAAACGCGGCACAGAACGGGCGATGGTCGTGGCGGATCTGCCCTACGGCACATATCACGTCAACGAGGACGAGAGCGTGCGTAATGCGCTCAAGCTGATGAAGCACGGCGGTGCCGAAGCGGTAAAACTCGAAGGCGGGCGCAACCGCGTCGATCTGGTCAAGCGGCTCGTGGACGAGGAAATTCCCGTCGTTGCCCACATCGGGCTGACGCCGCAAAGCGTGTATAAAATGGGCGGTTATCGGGTTCAGGGCCGCACCGCCGAGCAGGCGCAGCGGCTCATCGAGGATGCAAAATTGCTCGAGGATGCCGGTGCTTTTGCGATAGTCCTCGAACTCGTTCCGCGCGAGGTCGCGGCGATGATCACGCAAGAACTGAAGATATCGACCATCGGCATCGGAGCTGGCCTCGATTGTGACATTCAGGTGCTGGTGCTGCACGACCTGATGGGCATGACCTTTGGCCGCCAGCCGCGATTCGTCCGTCAATACGCAAACCTGCGGCAGGTCATGACCGACGCGATCCAGGCGTGGGCCGCAGACGTAAAATCAGGTGCGTACCCGAACGATCAGGAATCCTACGGCCTCACGCCCGAGACGATAAAGGAAATGGCAGCGAAATGA